The segment CATTCAGTGTTCTTTAATACATTTAACTTCTCTGGTATTGATTCATTAACCACACATCTATTTTAATCATTACTAGATATGTCTGATCATAGGAGCCTAAAGATTACAATCGGAAGATTACTAAATTGATACAAGACAACTAAAAGCAACATAAAAACAGTCAGAAGGATTGAGGTTCCTAGGTGAACAAATCAAATTTTTTTAAGGCTATTCATTTAACAgccagcacaaacatgatggaccaaatgttgccttctctgctgtaaccattttatgattctataacgaggatttttaaaaaatcgaatTAGATTTCTAATTTCTTTGGCTGGATAGAATACTGGAGTGTAATATTGTATTGTATGAAATTCATTGCTTACTTAAACAATCTTTTCTCCTGTTACTGATAAACAATGATGTGAACACATAAATAATTTAAGATGTTTTTCCTTCAACACCAAAGTACAATTGAAAAATATCTCCACATTCCCTTTCATTTAAGAATTGGTACAGCTGCCCCAGATCCATATGATTTCCCTTGGTACCATGTACATCAAATATTTTTTCTTCAAAGTCTGTAAACTTGCGAAACATTTGCATTGCAGCAACCACATCAATGTTTGTGACGTCCATAGTAGCATCCTCTCTGTGGCGGATTAGAATCCTCTTCCAGGTCAACCGTTTTGCTCTGGAAGGTGATGGAAATATGTTAGAAGGATTTGGGACAGATGGTGCAGTGTGTTGGTACATAATATTACAATTTTGGTTGGAGCATTTGTGCCTATAATACCACACCACTTAATTCCCAGTGTTAGCCGTATCATCCTGGGAACGCATCAAAGTTCAGATCAGGGACTACACTCTTCAACTcagtcaagttagtcaaacactatTTGCCTCTATCAAATCCTTGTTGAGATTCATTATTAGCCCTAATCTTCcaaatgccaattaattttgtcctggattagtCTCTAAAATGTTCCCAGCACTGACATTGGGTTGACTTGGCCTGTTATTGACAAATGTATGCCTCAGCCATTTTTGTTTGAACAGGGGTGTGACATTTAcaatctccagtcctctggcaccaccccctgTACTGAAGAAGGATTAGAAGATtgtggagtttggagtggggccagaaacaatggcttcagtcttcccagtatttaattggaagaaatttctgctcgcCCAGTagtggatgtcagataagcagtctgatcatTTATCAAGAATGGAGgaatcaagagaggtggtggtgaagtagagctgagtgtcatcagcgtacatgtgaaaattaactgtgcttttggatgatgttacTGGGCAAtatggagatgagaaataggagagggccaaggatagatccttaggTTCCAgtggtaatggtgcaggagcaggaagaaaagCCTTCGCGAATGATTCTCCatctatgattagatagataataATGGAACCAAGTGTCAGTAGTCAAACCCAGCTAGACAACAGTACAGTGGCACTGAAGGAGGATGATGCAGtcgactgtgtcaaaggctgcagacagaccAACAAGCAATATGAGGGATAGTATATCCTTGTTGCAGTGGCATTGGATGTCATTGTGACGGTAATAGGAGCCATTTCAGGACTGTGGCAGGGACAGAAACCAGATTGGAGGGATTCAACACGGAGTTTTAGGGAAAGATGGACATGGATTTAGGAGGTGAGAACATGTTCTGAGGGCTTTctagaggaaagggaggttggcgACGGGTTATTAGTTTACAAGGAAAGTTGTGTTAAAGATTGTTTTTTTGAGAAGAATGGTGATTATGGTacatttaaaggagagagggacgatacctaaggaggagagagaaccaCTAACAATATTGGCTAACGGGGACGAAGAGGGGAAGTTGAGTAGTCAGCAGCGGGAATGGGGTCGAGAGACCTTGGAGAGGGCATAGAGGAGATAGAGATGCAAGGGCTAgggtatatcaatgatttgtatgttgtgtgaattcaataaaaaccaaAGGCACCACAGTGGATAGAGTCCACACTGGGAAAATAAGTCAACCTAAACCAGGGCGGTGTGGAAGGGAGAAGCAAATCTCTTGGGGCCCAGGAGTGCCAAATTTAATAATTACAAAATggttaaaaattaattaataattaaaaCTATGAATATAAATTCATATTTTATCCTGTGCTCTGTTGCATTCCTTGATGGTATGTACCAAATATACCAAAGGCAAACCTTGTCCAGTACTCTTCACATGCACTCTGTGGCCCTTCCACGCAAATCACTCCAGGTTTGCCAGGCATACTGAATCCAGTAAGTGAAAGCTCTTTTGCCCACTCTAGAATATTTTTCCTCTTTTCTTTGTTATAGATGTGGTGGCTGTAGATCCAGAGTCGAGTACAAATTACATCTTTGGTTCTGTTAGCAGGTTGTCTCTTTTCAATTGGAATAGTTTCTTTGCTCATGTATGTAGCTGCATGGGCT is part of the Carcharodon carcharias isolate sCarCar2 chromosome 18, sCarCar2.pri, whole genome shotgun sequence genome and harbors:
- the rwdd2b gene encoding RWD domain-containing protein 2B, which translates into the protein MSSPANAEAQMSELDLLLSMFPNELLVDDQLALANLSDYAQGKILNPPASRLQFTVHLQLDAPNVVCALSCAFPPNYPAVIPAMSTRSDALYRTQQAQLNMDLHEYLRKNCCGEMCVLNAIEWIKAHAATYMSKETIPIEKRQPANRTKDVICTRLWIYSHHIYNKEKRKNILEWAKELSLTGFSMPGKPGVICVEGPQSACEEYWTRAKRLTWKRILIRHREDATMDVTNIDVVAAMQMFRKFTDFEEKIFDVHGTKGNHMDLGQLYQFLNERECGDIFQLYFGVEGKTS